A single genomic interval of Ischnura elegans chromosome 3, ioIscEleg1.1, whole genome shotgun sequence harbors:
- the LOC124156204 gene encoding uncharacterized protein LOC124156204: MAAKYIVIALAAICIAQASAASHVRRSAEADYTLEQMMENARTQLAQVAKWVVPSVDEMRAFMGVVLEDLRWQMVIHGSKLSERANAALQEASVHLSESLKKMKESAPELMTQASEMQQKFNESFKTAVETMMTETGKIARAAGDEAASVHDELAKLSKSAMEQTLSLLTKLHNDVQAAVTRATSS; encoded by the exons ATGGCAGCCAAGTACATCGTTATTGCCCTCGCGGCAATCTGCATTGCACAG GCCAGCGCGGCGTCCCACGTCCGCAGGTCCGCTGAGGCCGATTACACCCTCGAGCAGATGATGGAGAACGCCAGGACCCAGCTCGCGCAGGTGGCCAAGTGGGTGGTCCCCTCCGTCGATGAGATGAGGGCCTTCATGGGGGTCGTGTTGGAAGACTTGAGGTGGCAGATGGTGATCCACGGATCGAAGCTGTCCGAAAGGGCGAACGCCGCCCTCCAGGAGGCCTCCGTCCACCTCAGCGAGTCCCTCAAGAAGATGAAGGAGAGTGCACCCGAGCTCATGACCCAGGCATCTGAAATGCAGCAGAAGTTCAACGAATCCTTCAAG ACTGCTGTCGAGACCATGATGACCGAAACTGGTAAGATTGCGAGGGCCGCCGGTGATGAAGCTGCAAGCGTCCACGACGAGCTCGCCAAACTGTCCAAGAGCGCCATGGAGCAGACCCTCAGCCTGCTCACAAAGTTACACAACGACGTCCAGGCTGCTGTCACCCGCGCCACCTCCTCTTAA